The genomic interval CCCAGCGCAAGCTGTTCTTCAACCTGCGCAAGAGCAAGACCCGTCTGGGCTGGCTCAACGCCGAAGAAGTGCGCACCGTCGCCGCCGATCTCAACGTGTCCGAACGCGAAGTGCTGGAGATGGAATCGCGCCTGTCGGGTCGCGACATCGGCTTCGATGCGCCCGCCGGCGAGGACGACGACAACGCGCCGCCGGCGCCGGTCGCCTACCTCGTCGCGCAGGACGAGGATCCGGCGCAGGCGTACGAGCGCAGCGACAGCGAGGCCGACCAGCTCGAACTGCTGCGTGAGGGCATGGCCAAGCTCGACGCCCGCTCGCGTGACATCATCCGTCGCCGCTGGCTCGACGACGAGCACAAGGTGACGTTGCAGGAACTGGCCGACGAGTACGGCGTGTCCGCCGAGCGGATCCGCCAGGTCGAGGCCAACGCGCTGAAGAAGATG from Luteimonas sp. S4-F44 carries:
- the rpoH gene encoding RNA polymerase sigma factor RpoH, giving the protein MSTQTMTHALVANSLPILNPLGSLDAYIGAVHQIPVLTVEEEQALAQRYRDHDDLDAARELVHSHLRFVVHVARGYNGYGLPLGDLIQEGNIGLMKAVKRFDPDVGVRLVSFAVHWIRAEMHEFILKNWRIVKVATTKAQRKLFFNLRKSKTRLGWLNAEEVRTVAADLNVSEREVLEMESRLSGRDIGFDAPAGEDDDNAPPAPVAYLVAQDEDPAQAYERSDSEADQLELLREGMAKLDARSRDIIRRRWLDDEHKVTLQELADEYGVSAERIRQVEANALKKMKALFAA